In the genome of Phacochoerus africanus isolate WHEZ1 chromosome 5, ROS_Pafr_v1, whole genome shotgun sequence, the window TGCGGCAGCTCCTTGTCCTTGATCTCGCTGCTCAGAGCCAGCCACACGGCCCCCAGGAAGCACTGCAGGAGGAAGCTGGAGAAGGCCAGCTCAGGGGCCCCCGGGGCCCCTGGGGCGCGCTGCACCAAGCCTTGGGCCAcagcccaggccctggcctcTGCCGATGGGAACTGGCCCTCCTGCAAGCTGCTGTGGTGACGGCGGCCCAGCTCCCAGGCCAGTCTGGCCAGTCCCACCAGGGCACCCGGGGGGCTTTCGCGGGCCGCTGGTCCTAGGAGGCCGATGTAGAGGCCGGTGAGCGTGGAGGGCAGCTCGGCCTCCTCGCCCAGCTCCAGGAGGGCCTCTGAGAGCTGGCACACGGCCCGGCACATGgaggggctgtggctgtgactcagGAGAAACGGCTGTGCCTGGAGGAGCTCCAGGGCTCTCTTCTGGCGCTCGCGGGCTCCCTGACACTCAAAGTAGCGCAGCATGTAGGTCTCGGCCTGCTGGACGGAGAAGCCGACCACCTCGAACAAGGCGTCGGCCTTGCTCAGGCTCTGGGCCAGGCGGCCCCGGGGCCGGGCCGTGAGCAGCAGGGTGCAGCCTCGCAGCAGCTTGCGCTGGAGGAGCCCCGCCAGCAGCCCCCGAAGGGAGCGGGGTTCTGAGGACAGGGGTCCGCCCGCGCTGTGCACGAAGCCGTCCTGGGCTTCGCGCTCCTCGAAGGCATCCAGGATGAGCAGAACGCGGTCCGGCCGCCTCAAGATGTAACTGAAGACCTCGTCGTCCATGGGCAGGGGCTGCGGGCCCAGGGAGAAGAGCAGATCCTGCAGGCGGTAGGTGTTCCCCGGCCGGTCCAAACAGTGGCAGGGGACGCAGAAGACAAAGTCGTACTGTGGCAGCTGGCCGTCAGCCCAGGCCCAGCTCACGGCCTGGGCCCAGTGACTCTTCCCTTGTCCTGCTTTGCCGAGCACGGCGATCACCTGCGTCTCGCGTGGCCCCCGGCGGTCGCTAGCGGCCAGCAGCACCTCCGCCAGACCCCCTTGGGCCAGCTGCCGCTCTGCCCAGTCCAGGGAGGCCAGCTCTCTCTCCTGACTCTTGCTGCTGCTCCTCTCCAGCCGCACCCTCACCAGGTCCACCTCCACCAGGATGCCTTCCGGGCCTGCGGGCTTGGCTTGGTACCAGTCCCGGAGTGAGTGGTGGAACTGCTCCACAGTCTCTGCACAGGTcaaagggggggtgggggaggggaggatgctAGTGGCAGGACTGGCCACCAGGAGGGCTGCCGAGAGGCCAGCCCGGCCACCATCACTagcttcttcatccattcacccatcttCCCTGATGGCTTTCTGGATTAGCTgcctcattcactcattcattccctcaTCTTCTCCATCATTTACCCActccaagattttcttcttttgctcacTCACGATTGGGAGACCATtctggaggtgtgtgtgtgtgtgtgtgtgtgtgtgtgtgtgtgtgttgagggttAAGATAGTGGAATCCATGTTTCTGGTTTAagtcctggctccaccacttactagTATTATCTTGAGCATGTGCGATACcccgctgtgcctcagttttcttctccacAAAATGGGGACCATAGTCAGGTTGGGACTTTCCTGATTTACTACATCTCCTGTGTTGGAGTACCAGGGACAGAGTCAGACTCAGCAGTCAGCTGCCCTTTCATCCCCACTCCTGTCTTCGTCCCTTGGTCACCCACGCTCCTTTCATTCACTCTCTCAGCCTCGCTAACAAGATATTGacgcccaggagttcccgttgtggcgcagtggttaacaaatccgactaggaaccatgaggttgcgggttcgatccctgcccctgctcagtgggttaacgatccggcgttgccgtgagctgtggtgtaggttgcagacgcggctcggatcccgtgttgctgtggctctggcataggccagcggctacagctccgattagacccctaacctgggaatctccatatgccgcgggagtggcccaaagaaataacaaaaaaaaagacaaaaaaaaaaagatattgacgCCCAGCATGGGCTTCCCCGGGGCAGGACCTCGGTAAAGGTAGCTTTAAGTGTAGGTATAACCAGAGGAATGAGTGATGAGATGATGTGCAGATGCAATGAGCacgtgaatgaatgagtgaatgaatgaatgagtgagccaACAAAAGAGAGATTGAACAAGTGTTGGGTGAATGCATGAAGGGAAGTCGGATTTGGGCTTCTATGTCCAGCACCTGGGCAGAGGGACCCTGCCACCACTCACCTGGCCACTTGGGAAGCCTGCTGGAGGCCTCTTGATCACCTGAGCATTGGGTGGGGGACACACTGCCCTCTGGAGAGGAAGAAGTCCATGTTAGAGTTAGAATGAGGGGTGCCTGGGGGACCCCCCTTGGAGCATCAGTCTTCTGACCTGGACTGAGAGTCCTCAAGACTGCTGGTTACCAGGTGGTGACCCGAGGCTGTATCCTACTCAAAGATGCCTTTCTTTGGCCAGCTGCTCTTTTAAAACTTTCAccagtgttttaaaaatcacaacatCTATGTTAAAATCAGGATCTCAGATTTGCTGACAATTCAGAAGGTCTCACTGCACTGAGCCTCTTTTCCTACCAAGTGACAAGCTGGTAAAAGCTGGTGGCCCCATTGAGGTGGGACGTGGATTCTCcaattgtttctctctctcagccCCCCTCCCGTGGACCCCCTTCCCTGAGACCCTCCCTGCCCTATTTCACAGGATCACAACTTGCTGGTCCTGCAGGCGCCTCTGTTAACAGAGCTCATTGTTTGAGGAAATTCCTTTCCCCAGGGCCTCAATCCTGCTGCCAGGAGCTCTCAGGGCCCTGCAGGTTCTTACCTGTCATGTTTGCCCGGGAGGTCAGGGCTGGTTCAGGCATGCTGGGGAGGTCAGCTGCTGACGGGGCGAAGGGACTGGTGGAGCCAGGCCGGTCTGGGGACTTTGGGAGGCTATGGACAGGGGGTGCTTGGCTGGCCTGGGTCATCTCACCTACATTGGGAAGGAAAGGAGTGTTAGGAACAACCAGGCACCCACTCAAGTCGCCCTGACCCCAAATCAGGATATGGGGCTGGGAgtctggagagaggagaggggacgAAGACATTTCAGGACTGAGTTGAGGAAAAAGCTCTGGAGTGACACGGAGCTCCTGGAGCCTtgatttccccatctgtgaaaggGACACAACCAGCTTCTAGGGAGAAGGGCAAGCGCTTCTGTTAGGGGACGACTGGccgaaactgcccaccttggccaggcagggTAACAGCCACTAGCAGGAGGTATCTCGAAACAGGAGGCCCCGTGAGGAAtgtggtgctgccctgaagactaaccggGAGGATGTGGGAGGGGCCCGTGGGAGGGGCCCGTGGGAGGGAGGAGACCACCaacttcccaggatccttggcgctggaatccatcttggctgagaggtgtgtGTGCCACCCAGAAAGTCCGCGCAAGCCGGACCAAGCCACAGACCacccagaaactaaccccattcccgtAAAACCGGAGACTGTGAGCCATGAGGCAGCGCAGttctactgttttgttttttttgtttgtctttttgctttttagggccacacccgcggcacatggaggttcccaggctaggggttgactcagagctatggccaccggcctacaccacagccacagtatcgcaggatccgaaccgtgtctgcaacctacaccgcagctcacaggatccttaacccagtgagggaggccaaggattgaaccgacatcctcatggatactagttggattcatttctgctgtgccacagtggaaactcctcaaagGATGCTCTTGAGTTGAGTGGAAATATCTCCTTAGCCTCATTCTCTCTCCCATCCCTGAGAGCCCAACGTGCCTTCCCTTGGACAATTTAAAACCCTCCAATGTGGCAGGTCAGCAAGGACCTTCTTACGGACCCGGAAACAAGACAATTTTGAGAAAGCTGTGCAAGGATCCATACCAAACTATCCACAACGGTATACTAAAGAGAGCGATGGGGAGACTCCGTGACTCTTGTAAGTATGtcttattttttggtttcttaatGAGCATACATAAATGTTGGGATTTTAAAGTAtaatgaagttatttttcttaaaagggagAAACTAAGGCTTAGTGGAGAAAAGTGACTGAAAAAGGTCACTTAGGCACTTGGGTTGCTTAGACCACGCGGGAGCTTTGCTCCTCTCTTTTGAGTTTGGGGAAATGGGGACAGAGGATCCTGAGAAGGTGCTGGGCTGTAAGTACTAAATGCCTGGGGTGGGGAAAGGATGGCGTCAGGGAATAGTCAGGTCacaggcagagggggtggggagcctgGCTTCCCACGCTCACCTTGGTAGATGAGTATACTGGAGACCCCTGTCCCAGCCCCTGAGATGTGCCAGAGCCCCTGGGGCAGGGTGGAGAGCGTGGGGATGATCTGGATGGATCCAGCCGGGACACTCAGGCAGCTCAACAAGGAACCTGAAGGGGGCGCTGCAAGAGACCAAGGTGGTAAGGTGGGGTTCTCCATtagcatcttttttgtttttttttttaatttttgaaagattttaattttttccattatagttgatttacagtgttctgtcaatttctactgtactgcagAGTGGCCCAGCtgtacatatgtatgcattctttttctcacatcatccttaACCATGTCCCACAAGTGACtgactagatatatagttccctgtgctatgcggcaggatctcattgcttatccacgcggaaggcaatagtttgcatctattaactccaaactcccagccctTGAGCATCTTAATTAACTTCTGACTCCTTTCTCAAGGACTCTAATCGAGAGATCCTGGAGGAGATTGAAAAGCTTTGTctgctggcccagcacagtgttgCTGGCACCCAGCAGAGCAGCTGGCCCAGAGAGGGTGCTTGGTTCACTGCTGAGGAAAGCAAGCGAACTAGCATAGGGCTGGCGGTGAATTCCCTGGTTGGCAGAGATTCCCTGCTGTGACGCCCAGGGCACATTCTCTGGCACAGACGGAGTCGAGGGGGACCCTGGGGGGTGGGACTGGCTGGGATGGAAGTGGTGACAGTAGTAGGGGGAGCAGTTCCTGTCCCTTGTGGCTCCTGCAGTAGCCACTCCTCAGGCACCTgcggggaggtgggaaggggaagCCCTGCCCCTCCAAGCCCCTAACCTACCGGGCATTGGGACAGCGTCCTCCAGCTGGGTCTGGCTGGGTGCTGATTCCTTGTTGAACAGAGCAGGAGGTGATGGGCAGGGTCGAGCTGAGGAGTCGCTCACTGGCCCCACCAGGAAAGTGCCAGTCACCATGGGCATGGCGAGGGGCTCGGCTATGAGAAAGGGGGCCGTGTCAGAGGCTGGGTGAGATCTGGGTGGGTGCCCCGAGGGTCCTTCCCAGGGTGGGGAGTGCTCAGGGAGCAGAGTGGAATTCTCTGCTGGCAGTGGAAGGGAATTCCTGTCCTCTTCGCAGCCCTGGGTGAAGCTGGTCTGAGCAGCAACCGTGCTGTGtcacacagcccccacccccggcctcctCCCTGAGCACTTCCTGCCTTGGAGAGCCAGGGGCAGGCGGGACACACCTAAGAAGAAGGTGTTAGCCCAGGCCCCTACCACCTTCTATAGCCTCCAGGGACCTCGAGCACTTGCTATCTCCCTGGGGCACGAGTTTATCTCCTCCATTGAATCGGGAGCTCAGGAGGGCGGAGACTCGCCTCCCCTATCAGATTGGGGGTCTCCATCACGCTGGGGTCCTCCTGGTCAGGGTCCCTGTCTTCTCCATCCGATTAGACCTGGGAGTAGAGACCAGGCTTCCTCCATTAGACTATGAGGCTTTCAtttctcagtctctttctcaCAGGGGAGCTGGCCTCCCCACCTTTGCAATAACAACCGaatcagggaggagggaggaagggaggggaggaagcatctggtgggggcggggggaggcatgGGGAAGAGGCTCACTGAGGCATGGGAGGGGGGAACCGCCAGGCAACCAGCTGACCAGAGGTGATTCTGCCTTCCGAAAGGAGAGCTGTGGCCTGGAGGGGCAGTGGaacaaggtggggtgggggggtcctcaGCTCTGACTCAGAGTTCAAAATAGGTTTTGTGGGTAGAGGTGAATCTCCCAACAGTCCTTGAACTGCAGAGCACGCACTGTGGATTCATGATCTTAGTCTGAATCCCAACTCCACCTCTCACTTGCTGTGTGATGTTGGACAAgtggcttcacctctctgagcctcagcttttaAATGCTAGTTTATGTGCACACCTGAGGAGACCCCAGCTTCCCTGCCTGGCAGTCTCCCTGGACACACCCACCCTGCTCACCTAGCTTCCTGTGCTTCATATCCGCAGGCAGCTCCTCCGGGAAAGCTTCAGAGAGAACACACGGTCATCAGACCCAGCCAGGACGGGCCTGTGGACCCCAGTTAGGCCTTGTGGCCTTGCCTTAAGTGGCTGGGAAGTGGCCTGGGGGGgtccctttccctcctcttcctccaaccATTTCTGCCCCCACTCTTTTGCTTGAGCCCAAACCCCATCTTGAAGCACCCAGGGCAGTGAGGCACTGGAAGAGGCAAAACCATAGAAGAGACACAGGAAGAGtttgagtttaaaaataataataataaaaatgaaaaaaacatctGTGGGAGAtcccaccctggcacagtgggttaagaacctgactgcagcagcccgAGTCGCTGtgaaggcacaggttccatctctggcctggtgcagtgggtgaaaggatccggcattgccacagctgcagctcagattcaatccctgccctggaaacgtatgccatgggtgcagccattacagaaacaaaaacaacctcccaccaaaaaaaaaaaaaaaaaacaccacctgCTTTTGGGCCCTTCCTGGCCGTGTTGTCTCTGCTgcacagcctctctgagcctttgctctctcatctgtgaaacaggggTGGTGATTCCCATTTTGCAGGAATGCACTGGAAATCAGTGAGTGCATATCAAGCACGGCACACATCAACAGAGAAAACCCGGCTGTGTCCCTTAGCGAGGGTCTGATGAAACAAATGATGATTCATCCCCCAGTGAAATaccatgcagccctaaaaataacaaGGATGCGGAAGGATGTGCGGGCAGTACTGGCATCTGCAACGTCCTTTGACACGTTCCCCTGgaaaatggatggatgggtggatgatagagggatggacagatggatagagATGTGTTAAGGCAAATATAACCCAACACTGATGGTAGGTTGTGAGCAGTGGGTATGTGGTTGCTTGTAGTACAATTCTGTCACCTCTACTATGTGCTgaaatttttcagagttcccgttgtggctcaggggttaacgaacctgactagcatccatgaggacgcaggttcgctccctggcctcgctcggtgggttaaggatctggcattgctgtggctgtggtgtaggccggcacctacactcggactcgacccctagcctggggtctaaaagacaagcaaaaaaagacaaattttgtggtctgcaccctacaccacatagtaaaatattgggagaaaatgcttatgaaatgaaaagaaagaagaaagggggaaggaaggaaaaaaagaaggaaaggaaaagaaaaggaaagggaaattcCTGGGCGGCAGGACCACgtgttttccatcatggtgtgGAAATCGCCGCCCCGACGTGGTAAACGCAGAAAGCCAGGTGCCCGAGACGGTGGGTGAAATGCCACTTGTGGGGGAACATTGTTTTAAAGAGCTGGCTTTTAGgcaaaatataagacaaaaagGAAACTGGCAGCATAGATTGTCTTCAGAGAGGGAAAATGAAAGACTGGGAAACGAGTGGGAGggagctcttttttcttcttttatttttttactgactGTTCTTCACACCGTTTGAATTTTTATGCCATGCACCTGTTTACCTGTTCAAATTAAATAGGTTCAGGGCTTACACATGGTTTGGCCTAGAGTAAGCATTCAATTAGCTGTGATGCCCatttcctggaaatttttttttctttttagggctgcacctgaggcatgtggaaattcccaggctaggggtcaaatcggctgctgccggcctccgccaaggcctcagcagcacgggatctgagcctcatcttcaacttataccacagctcacggcagtgctggttTCTGGACCCACTGaccaaggcgagggattgaacccgaatcctcatggatactcgtcagattcctttctgctgcaccacgatgggaactcctggaaatttccATTCAGTGGATATTTATGGAGATGCTCCCGCATGCCAGGCATGTACCAGGTGCTGGGGAAGGTAGTGATTACATAAGAAAGACAAGGTCCCTGTCCCCATGGTGGGGGAACTAAGCAAAAGCCAATACCTAAAACAAGTCCAGATTGTGACAAGGGCTGTGATGCTGGAGAGACACAAACAAGGTGAAAGTAAGTGAGGTTAATTTATGTGGAAAAGTTGATGGAGGAAGGCCTTCGGGAGGAGGCAACATGTTGGCCAAGACCTACAAGATTCGGAGGTGCCACTATGGGAAGAAAtgggggaagggcattccagACAGGGccaacagcaagtgcaaaggccctgaggctggaaaGGATACAAGAGTTACAGGAATGGAAagaagccagtgtggctggatGGAGCATAGTGACTCACATTCGTGAATTTGGAGAGGGGGAAGGGCCAGATCCTACAGATCCTTGTGGTATGTATTTTGAGCCATTGGAGGGTTCGCAGGCCAGCCGAATGATTGAATTTGCATTCAAAAGCCCATATTGGCTGCCAGGTGAGGACAGACAGAGGAGGCAGGCAGACTGActaggaggctcagagaggtgcaattatttgcccaaggtcacacagacctTAAATAGCAGAtctggaattcaaacccagatcttGCTGGGGAAAGACTGTCCTTGAAGAGACCTCCCTTAAATACAGGGGTGACAACTAaggatgaaagaagccagagccCAGAGGTCTTTTGGAAATGACAGTCAAAAACAGAGACCCACCAGGAGAGGGACCATCTGCTGCTGGGCCACTTGCTTCCTCTCTGGGTCTCGAGCGAGCAGTGGTgagaggagaggtgggggggACACCCAAAGCCAGGTCGGAGCAGGCAAGGCTTAACAAGGAATGCGACTGGGAGGTTTTAgagccagggcagggccaggaatgAAGCCAGGAGAGGTTGgatggcggggtgggggtggggctcactcacatcttttctgatttttccgcCCTGAGTCCTCCAGCACCTCCACGCTCTCACTGATCATTTCTTCCAATCCTATGTGCTCAACTTCAGAgaaaaaaccaaagacaccaaGACACACAGTCAGAGGATGTCCGAGATGAGCCCTCATTGTCCCTACATTGGGGAGGGAACTTGACTTCTCATTGAAGGGTGGCCTCTGGGTATCACCGCGCCCCCTAAGGAACAAGGAAGGAAATGCAGGCTGAACCaagaaccccccacccccca includes:
- the CIITA gene encoding MHC class II transactivator isoform X3 translates to MELGPLEGGYLELLNSSADPLQLYHLYDRMDLAGEEEMELCSEPDTDTINCEQFSRLLCDMEADEETRETYASIAELDQYVFQDSQLEGLGKDIFIEHIGLEEMISESVEVLEDSGRKNQKRSFPEELPADMKHRKLAEPLAMPMVTGTFLVGPVSDSSARPCPSPPALFNKESAPSQTQLEDAVPMPAPPSGSLLSCLSVPAGSIQIIPTLSTLPQGLWHISGAGTGVSSILIYQGEMTQASQAPPVHSLPKSPDRPGSTSPFAPSAADLPSMPEPALTSRANMTEGSVSPTQCSGDQEASSRLPKWPETVEQFHHSLRDWYQAKPAGPEGILVEVDLVRVRLERSSSKSQERELASLDWAERQLAQGGLAEVLLAASDRRGPRETQVIAVLGKAGQGKSHWAQAVSWAWADGQLPQYDFVFCVPCHCLDRPGNTYRLQDLLFSLGPQPLPMDDEVFSYILRRPDRVLLILDAFEEREAQDGFVHSAGGPLSSEPRSLRGLLAGLLQRKLLRGCTLLLTARPRGRLAQSLSKADALFEVVGFSVQQAETYMLRYFECQGARERQKRALELLQAQPFLLSHSHSPSMCRAVCQLSEALLELGEEAELPSTLTGLYIGLLGPAARESPPGALVGLARLAWELGRRHHSSLQEGQFPSAEARAWAVAQGLVQRAPGAPGAPELAFSSFLLQCFLGAVWLALSSEIKDKELPQYLALTPRKKRPYDNWLEAVPRFLVGLVFQPRARCLGALAGLAAATLADRKQKVLNRYLKRLQPGTLQAGRLLELLHCTHEALDSGLWQHVLQGLPTQLSFLGTRLTPPDTHVLGSALEAAGRDFSLDLRSTGIDPSGLGSLVGLSCVTHFRAALSDTVGLWESLQQRGETKLLQALEEKFTIEPFKAKSMKDVEDLGNLVQIQRTRSSSEDVAGELPAVRDLKKLEFALGPVLGPQAFPKLVRILEAFSSLQHLDLDSLSENKIGDEGVAQLSATFPQLKALETLNLSQNNISDVGACQLAKALPSLATSLLRLSLYNNCICDVGAESLAHVLPDMGSLRVLDVQYNKFTAAGAQQLAASLRKCPRMETLAMWTPTIPFGVQEHLQQQDSRIS
- the CIITA gene encoding MHC class II transactivator isoform X4, yielding MNHFQTILTQVRMLLSSHRPSQVQALLDNLLAEELLSREYHYALLQEPDGEALARKISLTLLEKGAPDLALLGWVWSALQTPAAEKDPGYQEPDGSGQCATMELGPLEGGYLELLNSSADPLQLYHLYDRMDLAGEEEMELCSEPDTDTINCEQFSRLLCDMEADEETRETYASIAELDQYVFQDSQLEGLGKDIFIEHIGLEEMISESVEVLEDSGRKNQKRSFPEELPADMKHRKLAEPLAMPMVTGTFLVGPVSDSSARPCPSPPALFNKESAPSQTQLEDAVPMPAPPSGSLLSCLSVPAGSIQIIPTLSTLPQGLWHISGAGTGVSSILIYQGEMTQASQAPPVHSLPKSPDRPGSTSPFAPSAADLPSMPEPALTSRANMTEGSVSPTQCSGDQEASSRLPKWPETVEQFHHSLRDWYQAKPAGPEGILVEVDLVRVRLERSSSKSQERELASLDWAERQLAQGGLAEVLLAASDRRGPRETQVIAVLGKAGQGKSHWAQAVSWAWADGQLPQYDFVFCVPCHCLDRPGNTYRLQDLLFSLGPQPLPMDDEVFSYILRRPDRVLLILDAFEEREAQDGFVHSAGGPLSSEPRSLRGLLAGLLQRKLLRGCTLLLTARPRGRLAQSLSKADALFEVVGFSVQQAETYMLRYFECQGARERQKRALELLQAQPFLLSHSHSPSMCRAVCQLSEALLELGEEAELPSTLTGLYIGLLGPAARESPPGALVGLARLAWELGRRHHSSLQEGQFPSAEARAWAVAQGLVQRAPGAPGAPELAFSSFLLQCFLGAVWLALSSEIKDKELPQYLALTPRKKRPYDNWLEAVPRFLVGLVFQPRARCLGALAGLAAATLADRKQKVLNRYLKRLQPGTLQAGRLLELLHCTHEALDSGLWQHVLQGLPTQLSFLGTRLTPPDTHVLGSALEAAGRDFSLDLRSTGIDPSGLGSLVGLSCVTHFSPVTMPGSEALPPQGRLE
- the CIITA gene encoding MHC class II transactivator isoform X2; this translates as MRCLAPRPAGSYLPEPQGSGQCATMELGPLEGGYLELLNSSADPLQLYHLYDRMDLAGEEEMELCSEPDTDTINCEQFSRLLCDMEADEETRETYASIAELDQYVFQDSQLEGLGKDIFIEHIGLEEMISESVEVLEDSGRKNQKRSFPEELPADMKHRKLAEPLAMPMVTGTFLVGPVSDSSARPCPSPPALFNKESAPSQTQLEDAVPMPAPPSGSLLSCLSVPAGSIQIIPTLSTLPQGLWHISGAGTGVSSILIYQGEMTQASQAPPVHSLPKSPDRPGSTSPFAPSAADLPSMPEPALTSRANMTEGSVSPTQCSGDQEASSRLPKWPETVEQFHHSLRDWYQAKPAGPEGILVEVDLVRVRLERSSSKSQERELASLDWAERQLAQGGLAEVLLAASDRRGPRETQVIAVLGKAGQGKSHWAQAVSWAWADGQLPQYDFVFCVPCHCLDRPGNTYRLQDLLFSLGPQPLPMDDEVFSYILRRPDRVLLILDAFEEREAQDGFVHSAGGPLSSEPRSLRGLLAGLLQRKLLRGCTLLLTARPRGRLAQSLSKADALFEVVGFSVQQAETYMLRYFECQGARERQKRALELLQAQPFLLSHSHSPSMCRAVCQLSEALLELGEEAELPSTLTGLYIGLLGPAARESPPGALVGLARLAWELGRRHHSSLQEGQFPSAEARAWAVAQGLVQRAPGAPGAPELAFSSFLLQCFLGAVWLALSSEIKDKELPQYLALTPRKKRPYDNWLEAVPRFLVGLVFQPRARCLGALAGLAAATLADRKQKVLNRYLKRLQPGTLQAGRLLELLHCTHEALDSGLWQHVLQGLPTQLSFLGTRLTPPDTHVLGSALEAAGRDFSLDLRSTGIDPSGLGSLVGLSCVTHFRAALSDTVGLWESLQQRGETKLLQALEEKFTIEPFKAKSMKDVEDLGNLVQIQRTRSSSEDVAGELPAVRDLKKLEFALGPVLGPQAFPKLVRILEAFSSLQHLDLDSLSENKIGDEGVAQLSATFPQLKALETLNLSQNNISDVGACQLAKALPSLATSLLRLSLYNNCICDVGAESLAHVLPDMGSLRVLDVQYNKFTAAGAQQLAASLRKCPRMETLAMWTPTIPFGVQEHLQQQDSRIS
- the CIITA gene encoding MHC class II transactivator isoform X1, with the protein product MNHFQTILTQVRMLLSSHRPSQVQALLDNLLAEELLSREYHYALLQEPDGEALARKISLTLLEKGAPDLALLGWVWSALQTPAAEKDPGYQEPDGSGQCATMELGPLEGGYLELLNSSADPLQLYHLYDRMDLAGEEEMELCSEPDTDTINCEQFSRLLCDMEADEETRETYASIAELDQYVFQDSQLEGLGKDIFIEHIGLEEMISESVEVLEDSGRKNQKRSFPEELPADMKHRKLAEPLAMPMVTGTFLVGPVSDSSARPCPSPPALFNKESAPSQTQLEDAVPMPAPPSGSLLSCLSVPAGSIQIIPTLSTLPQGLWHISGAGTGVSSILIYQGEMTQASQAPPVHSLPKSPDRPGSTSPFAPSAADLPSMPEPALTSRANMTEGSVSPTQCSGDQEASSRLPKWPETVEQFHHSLRDWYQAKPAGPEGILVEVDLVRVRLERSSSKSQERELASLDWAERQLAQGGLAEVLLAASDRRGPRETQVIAVLGKAGQGKSHWAQAVSWAWADGQLPQYDFVFCVPCHCLDRPGNTYRLQDLLFSLGPQPLPMDDEVFSYILRRPDRVLLILDAFEEREAQDGFVHSAGGPLSSEPRSLRGLLAGLLQRKLLRGCTLLLTARPRGRLAQSLSKADALFEVVGFSVQQAETYMLRYFECQGARERQKRALELLQAQPFLLSHSHSPSMCRAVCQLSEALLELGEEAELPSTLTGLYIGLLGPAARESPPGALVGLARLAWELGRRHHSSLQEGQFPSAEARAWAVAQGLVQRAPGAPGAPELAFSSFLLQCFLGAVWLALSSEIKDKELPQYLALTPRKKRPYDNWLEAVPRFLVGLVFQPRARCLGALAGLAAATLADRKQKVLNRYLKRLQPGTLQAGRLLELLHCTHEALDSGLWQHVLQGLPTQLSFLGTRLTPPDTHVLGSALEAAGRDFSLDLRSTGIDPSGLGSLVGLSCVTHFRAALSDTVGLWESLQQRGETKLLQALEEKFTIEPFKAKSMKDVEDLGNLVQIQRTRSSSEDVAGELPAVRDLKKLEFALGPVLGPQAFPKLVRILEAFSSLQHLDLDSLSENKIGDEGVAQLSATFPQLKALETLNLSQNNISDVGACQLAKALPSLATSLLRLSLYNNCICDVGAESLAHVLPDMGSLRVLDVQYNKFTAAGAQQLAASLRKCPRMETLAMWTPTIPFGVQEHLQQQDSRIS